One part of the Streptococcus sp. oral taxon 431 genome encodes these proteins:
- a CDS encoding sensor histidine kinase: MKKQPYILIGLTSFLFVAFLFRNIFKILDLEWTSLFQDLEKTEKVVFLGLMFSLALAFLLVLFWKMVDEISRRRIQANLKRLLAGKDIESLGDADLDASFRNLSGKLGLLTEAIQKADNQALVKEEEIVEKERKRIARDLHDTVSQEIFAAHMILSGLSQQAFKLDREKMQTQLQSVTSILETAQRDLRILLLHLRPIELEQKSLVEGIQLLLKELEEKSELKVSFKYQVTALPKKIEEHIFRIVQELISNTLRHAQASCLDVYLYQRETGLQLKVVDNGRGFQLDDVDELNYGLRNVKERVEDMAGTIQLLTAPKQGLAVDIRIPLLDLDR; encoded by the coding sequence ATGAAAAAACAACCTTATATTTTAATTGGTCTTACCTCATTTCTCTTTGTTGCTTTTCTATTTCGAAACATTTTTAAGATTTTGGATTTGGAGTGGACTTCTCTCTTCCAAGATTTAGAAAAGACAGAAAAAGTCGTATTTTTAGGCTTGATGTTTAGTCTTGCCCTTGCTTTTTTATTAGTCTTATTCTGGAAAATGGTTGACGAAATTTCAAGAAGAAGAATCCAAGCAAATCTCAAACGTCTACTAGCTGGCAAAGATATTGAAAGTCTGGGAGATGCTGACCTAGACGCAAGTTTTAGAAATTTGTCAGGAAAGCTCGGTTTGTTGACAGAAGCTATTCAAAAAGCAGACAATCAGGCCTTGGTCAAAGAAGAAGAAATTGTTGAAAAGGAGCGAAAGCGAATCGCGCGTGACTTGCATGATACAGTTAGCCAAGAAATTTTTGCTGCCCATATGATTTTATCAGGGCTCAGTCAACAAGCTTTCAAATTAGACAGAGAGAAGATGCAAACACAACTCCAAAGCGTGACTTCCATTTTAGAGACAGCTCAAAGAGACTTGCGCATTCTTCTTTTGCATTTACGACCAATTGAACTGGAACAAAAAAGCTTGGTAGAGGGTATTCAGCTACTCCTCAAAGAGTTAGAAGAAAAAAGTGAATTGAAGGTAAGCTTTAAATATCAGGTAACTGCACTACCTAAAAAGATTGAAGAACATATTTTTCGGATTGTACAAGAATTGATTAGTAATACACTTCGTCATGCCCAAGCTTCATGTCTAGATGTTTACCTTTATCAAAGGGAAACAGGTTTGCAGTTGAAGGTAGTAGACAATGGTCGTGGTTTTCAGCTAGATGATGTTGATGAACTAAACTATGGTCTACGCAATGTCAAAGAACGAGTGGAAGATATGGCTGGGACTATACAATTATTAACAGCTCCCAAGCAAGGTTTGGCAGTGGATATTCGCATTCCCTTGCTTGATTTGGATAGATAA
- a CDS encoding response regulator gives MKLLLVDDHQMVRLGLKSFFGLQDDVEVVGEATNGAEGISMALELRPDVIVMDIVMPEVNGIDATLAILKEWPEAKILIVTSYLDNEKIMPVLNAGARGYMLKTSSADELLHAVRKVAVGELAIEQEVSKKVEYNRNHIELHEELTARERDVLQLIAKGYENQRIADELFISLKTVKTHVSNILAKLQVSDRTQAAVYAFQHHLVGHEDF, from the coding sequence ATGAAACTATTATTGGTAGATGACCACCAAATGGTGCGTCTGGGTTTAAAAAGTTTTTTTGGATTACAAGATGATGTAGAGGTTGTAGGAGAAGCAACCAATGGTGCGGAAGGAATTTCCATGGCCTTGGAGCTTCGTCCAGATGTGATTGTCATGGATATTGTCATGCCTGAAGTCAATGGGATTGACGCAACTCTAGCTATTCTCAAAGAATGGCCGGAGGCTAAAATTTTGATCGTGACTTCTTATCTAGACAATGAAAAAATCATGCCGGTCTTGAATGCTGGAGCTAGAGGTTATATGCTCAAGACGTCCAGTGCAGATGAATTGTTACACGCTGTTCGTAAGGTGGCGGTTGGAGAGCTAGCCATTGAACAAGAGGTGAGTAAGAAGGTAGAATATAACCGCAATCATATTGAACTACATGAAGAGCTGACAGCTCGTGAACGAGATGTCCTTCAACTAATCGCTAAGGGCTATGAAAATCAGCGCATTGCTGATGAGCTTTTTATCTCTCTCAAGACAGTCAAGACCCACGTATCCAATATTTTAGCAAAGCTTCAGGTTAGTGACCGCACCCAGGCAGCAGTATATGCCTTTCAGCATCACTTAGTAGGGCATGAGGATTTCTAG
- the tig gene encoding trigger factor — protein MSVSFENKETNRGVLTFTISQDQIKPELDRVFNSVKKSLNVPGFRKGHLPRPIFDQKFGEESLYQDVMNALLPNAYEAAVKEAGLEVVAQPKIDVTSMEKGQDWVITAEVVTKPEVKLGDYKNLEVSVDVEKEVTDADVEERIERERNNLAELVIKEGAAENGDTVVIDFVGSIDGVEFDGGKGENFSLGLGSGQFIPGFEDQLVGHSAGETVDVIVTFPEDYQAEDLAGKEAKFVTTIHEVKAKEVPALDDELAKDIDEEVETLGELKEKYRNELAAAKEEAYKDAVEGAAIDKAVENAEIVELPEEMIHEEVHRSVNEFLGNLQRQGINPDMYFQITGTTQEDLHKQYEAEAESRTKTNLVIEAVAKAEGFDASEEEIQKEIEQLAADYNMEVAQVQSLLSAEMLKHDIAVKKAVELITSTATVK, from the coding sequence ATGTCTGTATCATTTGAAAACAAAGAAACAAACCGTGGTGTCTTGACTTTCACTATCTCTCAAGACCAAATCAAACCAGAATTGGATCGTGTATTTAACTCAGTAAAGAAATCTCTTAATGTTCCTGGTTTCCGTAAAGGTCATCTTCCACGTCCTATCTTCGACCAAAAATTTGGTGAAGAGTCACTTTACCAAGACGTTATGAACGCTCTTTTGCCAAACGCTTATGAAGCAGCTGTAAAAGAAGCTGGTCTTGAAGTAGTTGCACAACCAAAAATTGATGTAACTTCAATGGAAAAAGGTCAAGATTGGGTTATCACTGCTGAAGTTGTTACAAAACCAGAAGTTAAATTGGGTGACTACAAAAACCTTGAAGTATCAGTTGATGTAGAAAAAGAAGTAACAGATGCTGACGTTGAAGAGCGTATCGAACGTGAACGCAACAACTTGGCTGAATTGGTGATCAAAGAAGGTGCTGCTGAAAACGGCGACACTGTTGTGATCGACTTCGTTGGTTCTATCGACGGTGTTGAATTTGACGGTGGAAAAGGTGAAAACTTCTCACTTGGACTTGGTTCAGGTCAATTTATCCCTGGTTTCGAAGATCAATTGGTTGGACACTCAGCTGGTGAAACTGTAGACGTTATCGTAACATTCCCAGAAGATTATCAAGCAGAAGACCTTGCTGGTAAAGAAGCTAAATTCGTGACAACTATCCATGAAGTAAAAGCTAAAGAAGTTCCAGCTCTTGACGATGAGCTTGCAAAAGATATTGATGAAGAAGTTGAAACACTTGGTGAATTGAAAGAAAAATACCGCAACGAATTGGCTGCTGCTAAAGAAGAAGCATACAAGGATGCAGTTGAAGGTGCAGCGATCGATAAAGCAGTTGAAAATGCTGAAATCGTAGAACTTCCAGAAGAAATGATCCACGAAGAAGTTCACCGTTCAGTAAATGAATTCCTTGGAAACTTGCAACGTCAAGGTATCAACCCTGACATGTACTTCCAAATCACTGGAACTACTCAAGAAGACCTTCACAAACAATACGAAGCAGAAGCTGAGTCACGTACGAAGACTAACCTTGTTATCGAAGCAGTTGCGAAAGCTGAAGGATTTGACGCTTCAGAAGAAGAAATCCAAAAAGAAATCGAGCAGTTGGCTGCAGACTACAACATGGAAGTTGCGCAAGTACAAAGCTTGCTTTCAGCTGAAATGTTGAAACACGATATCGCAGTGAAAAAAGCTGTTGAATTGATCACAAGCACTGCAACAGTAAAATAA
- the recD2 gene encoding SF1B family DNA helicase RecD2, which yields MEVYFSGTIERIIFENVSNFFRILLLDIEDTNAEDFDDYEIIVTGTMADIIEGEEYTFWGQIVQHSKYGEQLQMTRYERAKPTSKGLVKYFSSSHFKGIGLKTAQKIVDIYGENTIDKILENPDKLQSISGLSAKNREAFVSTLRLNYGTEMVLAKLANYGIPNKLAFQIQDFYKEETLEIVENYPYQLVEDIKGLGFTIADQLAQELGIESQAPERFRAGLVHSLFQGCMETGDTYLEARDLLEQTLNLLESSRPVELDPSQVAQELAYLIEEDKVQQIDTKIFDNSLFFAEEGIRSHLIRILEKGQSKKQDLETIQDHITTVEEELGIKYDSIQKQAICDAIQNKVFILTGGPGTGKTTVINGIIAVYALLEGLDLKKKSNLPILLAAPTGRAARRMNELTGLPSATIHRHLGMTGDDDTSHLEDYLDADFIIVDEFSMVDTWLANQLFSNISSNSKILIVGDSDQLPSVSPGQVLADLLQIPTIPQTRLERIYRQSEESTIVTLASQIRQGILPADFTQKKADRSYFEIASNHIPASIEKILGAAIRSGIPARDIQVLAPMYRGTAGIDAINQLMQDLLNPPQKDQLSFEAPQCHYRTGDKVIHLVNDAEVNVFNGDLGYITDLIPGKYTESKQDEIVIDFDGNEVSYPRNEWYKIRLAYAMSIHKSQGSEFPVVILPITSASKRMLERNLIYTAITRAKSKLILLGELQAFDYATQHIGTARKTYLIERFADLMENAEETNQLATDTATSTDTEQSYILTEDNWSNIPAMIGITEEDLQEFFGK from the coding sequence ATGGAAGTTTATTTTTCAGGCACCATTGAACGCATTATTTTTGAAAATGTCAGCAATTTTTTCCGTATTTTACTTCTAGATATTGAGGATACTAATGCTGAAGACTTTGATGATTATGAAATCATTGTCACAGGTACCATGGCTGATATCATTGAAGGAGAGGAATACACTTTTTGGGGACAAATCGTCCAACACTCCAAATATGGTGAACAACTACAAATGACTCGCTATGAGAGAGCCAAGCCGACTAGTAAGGGCTTGGTCAAGTATTTCTCCAGCAGCCATTTTAAGGGAATTGGACTCAAAACAGCCCAGAAAATTGTGGATATCTACGGCGAAAACACTATTGACAAAATCTTAGAAAATCCAGACAAACTCCAGTCTATCTCTGGCCTCTCTGCTAAAAATCGTGAAGCCTTTGTCTCAACCCTTCGTCTTAATTACGGAACAGAGATGGTCTTAGCCAAACTAGCTAATTACGGCATCCCAAATAAGCTAGCCTTTCAGATCCAAGACTTTTACAAGGAAGAAACGCTAGAGATTGTTGAGAACTATCCCTATCAACTGGTCGAGGATATCAAGGGTTTGGGATTTACCATCGCTGACCAATTGGCCCAAGAACTGGGAATTGAAAGCCAAGCTCCTGAGCGCTTCCGTGCGGGTCTTGTCCATAGTCTCTTTCAAGGTTGCATGGAGACAGGAGATACCTATCTGGAAGCTAGGGACTTGTTGGAACAAACACTCAATCTTCTAGAATCCTCCCGTCCAGTCGAACTAGATCCGAGTCAAGTTGCCCAAGAACTTGCTTATCTGATTGAAGAAGATAAGGTCCAGCAGATTGATACCAAGATCTTTGATAATAGCCTCTTTTTTGCAGAAGAAGGGATTCGCAGTCATCTCATCAGAATCCTCGAAAAAGGCCAAAGTAAAAAACAGGATCTAGAGACTATTCAAGACCATATCACAACTGTTGAGGAAGAACTGGGGATTAAGTATGATAGTATTCAAAAACAGGCCATCTGCGATGCTATCCAAAACAAGGTCTTTATCCTTACAGGTGGACCTGGTACTGGTAAGACAACTGTTATCAATGGCATTATTGCTGTCTATGCTCTTTTGGAAGGACTGGACCTCAAGAAAAAGAGCAATCTACCCATTCTCCTAGCTGCTCCAACTGGTCGCGCAGCCCGTCGCATGAACGAATTGACAGGTCTACCAAGCGCTACCATTCACCGCCACCTGGGCATGACTGGGGACGATGACACCAGCCATCTAGAAGATTATCTGGATGCTGACTTTATCATCGTAGATGAATTCTCCATGGTAGATACTTGGCTGGCCAACCAGCTCTTCTCCAACATCTCTTCAAACAGTAAAATTCTCATCGTGGGTGATAGCGACCAGCTGCCTTCTGTCAGTCCTGGTCAAGTCCTAGCAGATTTACTCCAGATACCAACCATCCCTCAAACACGTTTGGAAAGAATCTACCGTCAGAGCGAAGAATCAACCATCGTCACTCTTGCCAGTCAGATTCGCCAGGGAATATTACCTGCAGATTTTACCCAGAAAAAAGCAGACCGCTCCTACTTTGAAATCGCTAGTAACCATATCCCTGCTAGCATTGAAAAAATCCTAGGTGCTGCTATCAGAAGTGGCATTCCTGCTCGCGACATTCAGGTTCTTGCCCCTATGTACCGTGGAACTGCAGGTATTGATGCCATCAACCAGCTCATGCAAGACCTCCTTAATCCTCCACAAAAAGACCAGCTTAGCTTTGAAGCTCCTCAGTGTCACTATCGAACAGGAGATAAGGTTATCCACCTAGTTAACGATGCAGAGGTCAATGTCTTTAACGGAGACTTAGGCTATATCACAGACTTGATTCCAGGAAAATACACCGAGTCCAAGCAGGATGAGATTGTCATCGATTTTGATGGTAACGAGGTTTCCTATCCTCGAAATGAATGGTACAAGATTCGTTTAGCCTATGCCATGAGTATCCACAAGTCTCAGGGTAGCGAGTTTCCCGTCGTTATTCTACCTATTACTAGTGCAAGCAAGCGCATGTTAGAGCGTAATCTCATCTACACTGCTATTACTCGGGCCAAAAGTAAACTGATTTTACTAGGTGAATTACAGGCCTTTGACTATGCTACCCAACATATCGGAACAGCTCGTAAGACCTATCTAATTGAACGTTTCGCTGACCTAATGGAGAATGCCGAGGAAACAAACCAACTTGCAACCGATACTGCTACCTCAACAGACACTGAACAATCCTATATTCTAACCGAAGACAACTGGTCTAATATTCCAGCCATGATTGGGATTACTGAAGAAGACCTGCAGGAATTTTTCGGAAAATAA
- the lepB gene encoding signal peptidase I → MKYLKSFLKEWGSFILIITLVALSRLFLWSNVRVEGHSMDPTLADGEILFVVKHLPINRFDIVVAHEDDGNKDIVKRVIGMPGDTIRYESDKLYINGQETDEPYLAEYLKRFKEDKLQSTYTGTGWDGKKGEYFRSLAQKAQAFTLDVNYNTSFTFTVPEGEYLLLGDDRLVSSDSRHVGTFKAKDITGEAKFRFWPLKRIGTF, encoded by the coding sequence ATGAAATATTTAAAATCGTTTTTAAAAGAGTGGGGGAGTTTTATCCTCATCATCACTCTTGTCGCACTTAGCCGTCTCTTTCTCTGGAGCAATGTCCGCGTAGAAGGACATTCTATGGACCCTACCCTAGCCGACGGAGAGATTCTCTTCGTTGTTAAACATCTCCCAATCAATCGTTTTGATATTGTGGTTGCTCATGAAGACGATGGGAACAAGGATATCGTTAAACGGGTCATTGGTATGCCAGGAGATACTATCCGTTATGAAAGCGACAAGCTCTATATCAATGGTCAAGAAACTGATGAGCCCTATTTAGCAGAATACCTTAAGCGTTTCAAGGAAGATAAACTCCAAAGCACTTATACTGGAACTGGTTGGGATGGTAAAAAGGGAGAATACTTTAGAAGTTTAGCTCAAAAGGCTCAGGCCTTTACCCTAGATGTTAATTACAACACTAGCTTTACCTTCACTGTTCCAGAAGGAGAATACCTCCTCCTAGGTGATGACCGTCTGGTATCTAGCGACAGTCGACATGTTGGTACCTTTAAGGCAAAAGATATCACCGGTGAAGCCAAATTCCGCTTCTGGCCACTCAAGCGTATCGGAACATTTTAA
- the rnhC gene encoding ribonuclease HIII, with protein MASITLTPSEKEIQAFVQKYEQALTPSKNPYIRYFLKLPQASVSIYTSGKVLLQGEMAENYASFFGYQVSQGTSGQNFPMIGTDEVGNGSYFGGLAVVASFITPDQHDFLQKLGVGDSKTLTDQKIRQLAPILKEKIQHQALLLSPRKYNEIIGERYNAVSVKVALHNQAIFLLLQKGVQPEKIVIDAFTSAQNYEKYLKNEANHFSNPVSLEEKAEGKYLAVAVSSIIARDLFLENLENLGRELGYQLPSGAGAASDKVASQILQDYGMQGLNFCAKLHFKNTEKAKKLLER; from the coding sequence ATGGCAAGTATTACATTAACTCCGAGCGAAAAGGAAATTCAAGCCTTTGTTCAGAAATATGAACAAGCACTGACTCCTAGTAAAAATCCTTATATTCGCTATTTTTTGAAGCTTCCGCAGGCAAGTGTTTCCATCTACACATCTGGAAAAGTCTTGCTTCAGGGAGAAATGGCTGAAAACTATGCCAGTTTTTTTGGTTATCAAGTCAGTCAAGGAACTAGTGGACAAAACTTTCCGATGATTGGAACAGATGAGGTGGGGAATGGTTCCTACTTTGGTGGTCTAGCTGTAGTGGCATCCTTTATAACGCCTGACCAGCATGACTTTCTGCAAAAATTAGGTGTAGGGGATTCTAAGACTCTGACAGACCAAAAGATTCGACAGCTTGCGCCTATTCTTAAAGAAAAAATTCAGCATCAAGCACTACTTCTTTCTCCAAGAAAGTATAATGAAATCATCGGTGAGCGCTACAATGCTGTTTCTGTCAAGGTAGCTCTTCACAATCAAGCAATCTTTCTCCTCCTTCAAAAGGGAGTCCAGCCAGAAAAGATTGTGATTGATGCTTTTACTAGTGCTCAAAACTATGAGAAGTACTTAAAAAATGAAGCTAATCATTTTTCCAATCCAGTCAGTCTGGAGGAAAAAGCCGAAGGTAAATACTTGGCTGTCGCTGTTAGCTCAATCATTGCACGTGATCTCTTTCTAGAAAATCTCGAAAATCTGGGGAGAGAACTTGGTTATCAACTTCCAAGTGGGGCTGGAGCGGCTTCTGATAAGGTAGCTAGCCAAATCCTCCAAGATTATGGTATGCAGGGGCTCAACTTCTGCGCCAAGCTACACTTTAAAAATACTGAAAAAGCAAAAAAACTGCTAGAAAGGTAA
- the zapA gene encoding cell division protein ZapA: MANLNRYKFTFGKKTLTLTTEHDNLFMEEIAKVATEKYEAIKEQMPGADDETIAILLAVNSLSTQLSREIEFDDKEQELDALRRQVVATKQEQSKIEDSL; the protein is encoded by the coding sequence ATGGCAAATTTAAATCGATACAAGTTTACATTCGGAAAAAAAACATTGACCCTAACAACTGAACATGACAACCTCTTTATGGAGGAAATTGCCAAGGTCGCAACAGAAAAATATGAAGCAATTAAAGAGCAGATGCCTGGAGCGGATGATGAGACAATCGCTATTTTATTAGCAGTTAATAGCTTGTCAACTCAACTCAGCCGTGAGATTGAATTTGATGATAAGGAACAAGAATTAGACGCCCTCCGTCGTCAAGTTGTAGCGACTAAACAAGAACAGAGCAAGATTGAGGATTCCCTATGA
- a CDS encoding CvpA family protein, translating to MISVLLLLVLAWSFYIGYRRGLVLQIYYFVATVFSALLAGNFYQSLGKQFDLLIPYASPQEGQGTFFFPSNQLFQLDKVFYAGIGYLLAFTIFYCIGRLVGLFLNLLPTKKLEGQYFRIGAGVLSLAVTLFVLQMILTILATVPLQIVQNSLENSFVAKHIIQSVPITSHVIKQLWVTKIIG from the coding sequence ATGATTTCCGTCCTTCTCTTATTGGTTCTTGCATGGAGCTTTTATATCGGTTATCGTAGAGGTTTGGTTCTACAGATTTACTATTTTGTAGCAACTGTGTTTTCAGCTCTTCTTGCAGGAAATTTTTATCAATCTTTAGGGAAACAATTTGATTTGTTGATTCCATATGCAAGTCCACAGGAAGGGCAGGGAACCTTCTTTTTCCCATCCAATCAACTTTTCCAACTGGACAAGGTCTTTTATGCAGGGATTGGTTACCTCTTAGCCTTTACTATATTTTATTGCATTGGTCGTTTGGTGGGTCTCTTTCTTAATCTTCTACCGACTAAAAAGCTAGAGGGCCAATATTTCCGTATAGGTGCAGGTGTTTTATCTCTGGCTGTGACCTTATTTGTCCTCCAGATGATACTGACCATTCTTGCGACTGTTCCTTTACAAATTGTTCAAAATTCACTTGAAAACAGTTTTGTAGCTAAACATATTATCCAGAGTGTTCCCATTACTAGTCATGTGATTAAACAACTCTGGGTAACCAAAATAATCGGATAA
- a CDS encoding endonuclease MutS2 — protein sequence MNKKILETLEFNKVKALFEPHLLTEQGLEQLKELVPTDKADKIRQSFAEMKEMQELFVEHPHFSISGTKDIVATSKRLEMGADLNIEEFLLLKRVIFASRELKNFYDNLENVRLDHLASWFEKLHDFPHLQGNLQAINEAGFIENFASEDLARIRRKIHDSESQVRDVLQDLLKQKAQMLTEGIIASRNGRQVLPVKNTYRNKIAGVVHDISASGNTVYIEPREVVKLSEEIASLRADERYEMLRILQELSERVRPHAAEIANDAWIIGHLDLIRAKVRFIQETEAVVPQVSEGQEIQLLHVRHPLVKNAVANDVHFGKDLTAIVITGPNTGGKTIMLKTLGLTQLMAQSGLPILADKGSRVGIFEEIFADIGDEQSIEQSLSTFSSHMTNIVDILGKVNQNSLLLLDELGAGTDPQEGAALAMSILEDLRLRQVKTMATTHYPELKAYGIETAYVQNASMEFDTASLRPTYRFMQGVPGRSNAFEIAKRLGLSDVIVGDASKQINQDNDVNRIIEQLEEQTLESRKRLENIRQVEQENLKMNRALKKLYNELNREKETELNKAREQAAEIVDLALAESDDILKNLHSKSQLKPHEIIEAKAKLKKLAPEKVDLSKNKVLQKAKKKRAPKVGDDIIVLSYGQRGTLTNQLKDGRWEAQVGLIKMTLEDKEFDLVQAQKEAPVKKKQVNVVKRAAGKGPQARLDLRGKRYEEAMEALDAFIDQALLNNMAQVDIIHGIGTGVIREGVTKYLQRNKQVKSFGYAPQNAGGSGATIVTFKG from the coding sequence ATGAATAAAAAGATACTAGAAACATTAGAATTTAACAAGGTCAAGGCTTTATTTGAACCTCATCTTTTGACGGAACAAGGACTAGAACAGTTAAAAGAGCTAGTCCCAACAGATAAAGCTGATAAAATTAGACAGTCCTTTGCAGAAATGAAGGAAATGCAAGAACTCTTTGTCGAACATCCTCATTTCAGCATTTCGGGAACAAAAGATATTGTTGCAACTAGCAAACGTTTGGAGATGGGTGCTGACCTCAACATCGAGGAATTTCTCCTTCTCAAGCGTGTCATATTTGCCAGTCGTGAGTTGAAGAATTTCTATGACAATCTTGAAAATGTACGTTTGGATCACCTGGCAAGTTGGTTTGAGAAACTTCATGATTTTCCACATTTACAGGGAAATTTACAAGCCATCAACGAAGCTGGATTTATTGAGAACTTTGCTAGTGAGGACTTGGCACGAATCCGTCGAAAAATCCATGATAGTGAAAGTCAAGTCAGAGATGTCTTGCAAGACCTTCTCAAACAAAAGGCCCAGATGTTGACGGAAGGCATCATCGCTAGTCGAAATGGACGCCAGGTTCTTCCAGTTAAAAATACCTATCGGAACAAGATTGCTGGGGTTGTTCATGATATCTCTGCTAGTGGTAATACTGTCTATATCGAACCGCGTGAAGTAGTCAAGCTAAGTGAGGAGATTGCAAGTCTTCGTGCAGATGAACGTTATGAGATGCTGCGTATCCTCCAAGAACTCTCTGAACGAGTAAGACCACACGCAGCTGAAATCGCCAATGATGCTTGGATTATCGGACATTTGGACCTGATTCGTGCTAAGGTTCGCTTTATCCAAGAGACGGAGGCAGTAGTACCTCAAGTGTCTGAGGGACAGGAGATTCAACTTCTTCACGTTCGTCATCCTCTTGTAAAAAATGCAGTCGCAAACGATGTGCACTTTGGGAAAGATTTAACAGCTATCGTCATCACGGGTCCTAATACGGGTGGTAAGACCATTATGCTCAAGACCTTAGGTTTGACCCAGTTGATGGCCCAGTCTGGTCTACCAATTTTAGCTGATAAGGGCAGTCGAGTAGGGATTTTCGAGGAGATTTTCGCAGATATCGGAGACGAACAGTCCATTGAGCAAAGTCTCTCAACCTTCTCTAGTCACATGACCAACATCGTCGATATTCTGGGTAAGGTCAACCAAAACTCGCTCTTGCTATTAGATGAGCTTGGAGCAGGTACAGATCCCCAAGAAGGGGCTGCTCTTGCCATGTCTATCCTAGAAGACTTACGTCTGCGTCAGGTCAAGACTATGGCAACCACTCACTATCCTGAACTCAAGGCCTATGGTATTGAAACGGCCTATGTTCAAAATGCTAGTATGGAGTTTGATACAGCCAGCCTGCGCCCAACCTATCGCTTTATGCAGGGAGTTCCAGGTCGAAGCAATGCCTTTGAAATTGCCAAACGTCTAGGATTGTCAGATGTCATCGTAGGTGATGCCAGCAAGCAGATTAATCAAGACAATGATGTCAATCGCATCATTGAGCAATTAGAAGAGCAGACACTTGAAAGCCGGAAACGTCTTGAGAATATTCGCCAAGTCGAGCAAGAAAACCTTAAGATGAATCGTGCCCTTAAAAAACTTTATAACGAGCTCAATCGTGAAAAGGAAACAGAACTCAATAAGGCGCGTGAGCAAGCTGCTGAGATTGTTGACTTAGCACTAGCTGAGAGTGATGATATACTTAAAAATCTTCACAGTAAATCTCAACTAAAACCACATGAGATTATCGAAGCCAAGGCTAAACTCAAAAAATTAGCCCCTGAAAAAGTTGACCTTTCTAAAAACAAGGTTCTTCAGAAGGCCAAGAAAAAACGAGCTCCAAAAGTTGGAGATGATATTATCGTTTTAAGCTATGGTCAACGTGGTACCTTGACCAATCAACTCAAGGATGGACGTTGGGAAGCACAGGTTGGCTTGATTAAGATGACACTTGAGGATAAAGAGTTTGACTTGGTTCAAGCCCAGAAAGAAGCGCCAGTCAAGAAGAAACAAGTTAACGTCGTTAAACGTGCAGCAGGAAAAGGTCCACAAGCTCGACTAGACCTTCGTGGCAAACGCTACGAGGAGGCTATGGAAGCCTTGGATGCCTTTATCGACCAAGCCCTGCTCAACAATATGGCCCAAGTTGATATCATCCATGGTATCGGTACAGGAGTCATCCGTGAAGGGGTGACTAAGTACCTACAAAGAAATAAACAGGTCAAGAGCTTTGGCTATGCACCACAAAATGCAGGTGGATCTGGCGCAACCATTGTAACCTTTAAGGGATAA